In Fundulus heteroclitus isolate FHET01 chromosome 8, MU-UCD_Fhet_4.1, whole genome shotgun sequence, a genomic segment contains:
- the purbb gene encoding transcriptional activator protein Pur-beta, which produces MVELKMADGDSGSERGGSSGGGGGFQHFQRDQETQELASKRLDIQNKRFYLDVKQNSKGRFIKIAEVGAGGSKSRLTLSLSVAAEFRDYLGDFIEHYAQLGPSTPEQIAQATAGEDGGPRRALKSEFLVRENRKYYLDLKENQRGRFLRIRQTVNRPGFGVGGPMGGMLSGQTIALPAQGLIEFRDALAKLIDDYGGDDEELAGGMAAGGYSELPEGTSIMVDSKRFFFDVGSNKYGVFLRVSEVKPSYRNSITIPFKAWSKFGGAFCRYAEEMKEIQERQRDKMYERREESEGDDVEDD; this is translated from the coding sequence ATGGTGGAGCTGAAGATGGCGGATGGCGACAGCGGGAGTGAGCGCGGTGGAAGTAGCGGAGGAGGCGGCGGCTTCCAGCACTTTCAGAGGGACCAGGAGACCCAGGAGCTGGCGTCCAAGCGCCTTGACATCCAGAACAAGCGCTTCTACTTGGATGTCAAGCAGAACAGTAAAGGCAGGTTCATTAAAATCGCCGAGGTAGGGGCCGGGGGCTCCAAAAGTCGCTTGACCCTCTCGCTGTCAGTTGCGGCGGAGTTCCGCGACTACCTCGGGGATTTCATCGAGCACTACGCCCAGCTGGGGCCTAGCACTCCGGAGCAAATAGCCCAGGCCACCGCGGGTGAAGACGGGGGGCCGAGGCGAGCTCTGAAGAGCGAGTTTCTCGTCCGGGAAAACCGCAAGTACTACCTGGACCTGAAGGAGAACCAGCGGGGTAGGTTCCTGCGGATCCGGCAGACCGTAAACAGACCTGGCTTTGGGGTCGGGGGGCCCATGGGTGGCATGCTGTCCGGCCAGACCATTGCCCTTCCGGCGCAGGGGCTGATAGAGTTCAGAGACGCCCTGGCTAAGCTCATAGACGATTACGGGGGAGACGACGAGGAGCTGGCGGGGGGCATGGCCGCCGGTGGCTACAGCGAGCTCCCCGAGGGCACCTCCATCATGGTGGACTCCAAGCGGTTCTTCTTCGACGTGGGCTCCAACAAATACGGCGTGTTCCTGCGGGTGAGCGAGGTGAAGCCCAGCTACAGGAACTCCATCACCATCCCGTTCAAAGCCTGGAGTAAGTTCGGAGGAGCCTTCTGCAGGTACGCCGAGGAGATGAAGGAGATCCAGGAGCGGCAGAGGGACAAGATGTAcgagaggagagaggagtccGAGGGGGACGACGTGGAGGACGACTGA
- the ved gene encoding ventrally expressed dharma/bozozok antagonist, with translation MQRETLRSVAMKGHFSIEWMAQSSKPAGPGTFPAAWGTHSESLPGFYCRPKSEKLLEAEQKHSQTLSQEGPEHQTSPSNQAIEAGFSSSTEEETSGYESEGGQPHSPSTHATSTSSTSPPSPPVGRRPRTAFTAEQISSLERAFKRNAYLGTQDKAELCKKLNLSDKQIRNWFQNRRMKLKRTVQDALAHACQANVASHFMHYPELQAYRPEPYPRYHSAPAAVGPEAMTPASYIHPHSLQYSSPLPGTSALPLDSFYQYSSLPGVMLPTAASHLRGPYPPYPQYY, from the exons ATGCAGAGAGAAACTTTACGATCAGTGGCCATGAAGGGACATTTCTCCATCGAGTGGATGGCCCAAAGCAGTAAGCCAGCAGGGCCCGGGACTTTCCCAGCAGCTTGGGGGACGCATTCAGAGAGTCTGCCGGGATTTTACTGCAGgccaaaatctgaaaagctgCTGGAAGCAGAACAGAAACACAGCCAGACTTTAAGTCAGGAAGGTCCAGAGCACCAAACATCTCCCAGTAATCAAG CGATCGAGGCCGGGTTCAGCAGCAGCACTGAGGAGGAGACCTCTGGGTACGAGAGCGAAGGCGGTCAGCCCCATTCCCCGTCCACCCACGCCACCAGCACCTCCTCCACGTCTCCACCCTCCCCACCCGTGGGCAGGAGGCCCCGCACCGCCTTCACAGCAGAGCAGATCAGCAGCCTGGAGAGGGCATTCAAGAGGAACGCTTACCTGGGCACACAAGACAAGGCGGAGCTCTGCAAGAAGCTCAACCTCTCTGACAAACAG ATCAGAAACTGGTTCCAGAACAGGCGGATGAAGCTGAAGAGGACGGTGCAGGACGCCTTGGCTCACGCCTGCCAGGCCAACGTCGCCTCTCACTTCATGCATTACCCTGAGCTGCAGGCCTACAGGCCTGAGCCGTACCCCAGATACCACTCAGCCCCGGCAGCGGTGGGGCCAGAGGCCATGACTCCTGCATCCTACATTCATCCCCACAGCCTTCAGTACAGCTCCCCTCTGCCCGGCACCTCCGCTCTGCCCCTGGACTCCTTCTACCAGTACAGCAGCCTCCCAGGAGTCATGCTGCCCACTGCTGCCTCTCATCTCAGGGGACCCTACCCACCGTACCCTCAGTACTACTGA